Proteins co-encoded in one Ponticoccus alexandrii genomic window:
- a CDS encoding ABC transporter ATP-binding protein — MTGITLSDIRKTYAGGAPVLHGVSMDIRAEEFVVIVGPSGCGKSTLLRMIAGLETCEEGEIAIGGRRVNEVAPRDRDIAMIFQNYALYPHMTVRENIAFGLELRGMKRAARTARAEDVARMLHLDPYLDRKPGALSGGQRQRVAMGRAMARDAGVFLMDEPLSNLDNALRVEMRSEIKALHRTVGATLVYVTHDQTEALSMADRVAVMHGGYLQQFDTPAAIYDRPANRFVAGFLGQPPMNFLLAGDMPGWRGARDVTLGLRPDMIALAPAGQGLPGRVILSEMTGSDVTLHVDTDAGRLVVTAPRHSVEGMEETVGLRPDLSRAHVFDSATGQRIAPRHETVSMMT; from the coding sequence ATGACCGGCATCACGCTCAGCGACATCCGCAAAACCTATGCCGGAGGCGCCCCGGTGCTGCACGGCGTGTCGATGGACATCCGCGCCGAAGAATTCGTGGTTATCGTCGGCCCCTCGGGCTGCGGCAAGTCCACGCTTCTTCGGATGATCGCCGGGCTGGAGACCTGCGAAGAGGGCGAAATCGCCATCGGCGGGCGCCGCGTGAACGAGGTCGCACCGCGCGACCGCGACATCGCCATGATCTTCCAGAACTACGCGCTCTATCCTCATATGACGGTGCGCGAGAACATCGCCTTCGGGCTCGAGTTGCGCGGGATGAAACGCGCCGCTCGCACTGCCCGCGCCGAAGATGTGGCGCGGATGCTGCACCTGGATCCGTACCTTGACCGCAAGCCCGGCGCGCTCTCGGGCGGCCAGCGGCAGCGGGTGGCCATGGGACGGGCCATGGCGCGGGACGCGGGTGTCTTCCTGATGGACGAGCCGCTGTCGAACCTCGACAATGCGCTGCGGGTCGAGATGCGGTCCGAGATCAAGGCGCTGCACCGCACGGTCGGTGCGACGCTGGTTTATGTGACCCACGACCAGACAGAGGCACTGTCCATGGCCGACCGGGTTGCCGTCATGCACGGGGGCTACCTGCAACAGTTCGACACGCCCGCCGCGATCTACGACCGGCCCGCGAACCGCTTTGTCGCCGGGTTCCTCGGCCAGCCGCCGATGAACTTCCTGCTCGCCGGTGACATGCCGGGCTGGCGGGGTGCGCGGGACGTGACGCTGGGCCTGCGGCCCGACATGATCGCGCTAGCGCCAGCGGGGCAGGGGCTGCCGGGACGGGTGATCCTGTCAGAGATGACCGGTTCGGACGTGACCCTGCACGTCGATACCGACGCGGGCCGCCTTGTGGTCACCGCGCCACGCCACTCGGTCGAGGGTATGGAAGAGACCGTCGGCCTGCGGCCCGACCTGTCCCGCGCCCATGTCTTCGACAGCGCCACGGGCCAGCGGATCGCCCCCCGTCACGAGACAGTTTCGATGATGACATGA
- a CDS encoding glycerophosphodiester phosphodiesterase family protein, protein MTRIASHRGGTLEFGDSTPQGFRATAAMAVDEVEFDLHPTRDGAIIVHHDATLDRTTDTRGAIAELTEAQVRAAVIDFGAGGHPLTLAELCALYRDSRVDFRCEFKPDAQGRAYRDVIEPALAVLKAEGMLHRTTFSSFLIETQDELARLTDRPRLWLVSPAVLRQVGTAGVIELAQSHAIPEIAVPIDCADAALMHQIREAGLDFGCFAAHTAAQIDHALALGVKVFTTDRPSLAIARRALNRGAAA, encoded by the coding sequence ATGACCCGCATCGCTTCGCATCGCGGCGGCACGCTGGAATTCGGCGACAGCACCCCGCAGGGCTTTCGCGCCACCGCCGCGATGGCCGTGGACGAGGTCGAATTCGACCTGCACCCGACGCGTGACGGGGCGATCATCGTGCACCACGACGCCACGCTGGACCGCACCACCGACACCCGCGGCGCCATCGCCGAGCTGACAGAGGCCCAGGTCCGCGCCGCGGTGATCGATTTCGGTGCGGGTGGCCACCCGCTGACGCTGGCCGAGCTCTGCGCGCTCTACCGCGACAGCCGCGTGGATTTCCGCTGCGAGTTCAAGCCCGATGCACAGGGGCGTGCCTACCGGGACGTGATCGAACCGGCGCTGGCGGTGCTGAAGGCCGAGGGGATGCTGCACCGCACCACCTTCTCGTCCTTCCTGATCGAGACACAGGACGAACTGGCGCGCCTGACCGACCGGCCGCGGCTGTGGCTGGTCAGCCCCGCCGTGCTGCGGCAGGTCGGGACGGCCGGGGTGATCGAACTGGCGCAGTCCCATGCCATTCCCGAGATCGCCGTGCCGATCGATTGTGCCGATGCCGCGCTGATGCACCAGATCCGCGAAGCCGGGCTGGATTTCGGCTGTTTCGCCGCGCATACGGCGGCGCAGATCGACCACGCTCTGGCGCTTGGGGTCAAGGTCTTCACCACCGACCGGCCCAGCCTTGCCATCGCGCGCCGCGCCCTGAACCGGGGGGCGGCGGCATGA
- the aroQ gene encoding type II 3-dehydroquinate dehydratase — protein MTSILILNGPNLNLLGTRQPEIYGHTTLADVEEMCRKHGKSRGIDIACAQSNHEGALVTAIQEARGTHDGIVFNAGAYTHTSIALMDAIKGAEAKVVELHLSNVHAREEFRHRSFISPVAIGVIAGFGAQGYILAIDALAAHLGVA, from the coding sequence ATGACGTCCATCCTTATCCTCAACGGGCCGAACCTCAACCTGCTCGGCACGCGCCAGCCCGAAATTTACGGCCACACCACGCTCGCCGATGTCGAAGAGATGTGCCGCAAGCATGGCAAGAGCCGTGGAATCGACATCGCCTGCGCCCAGTCCAACCACGAAGGCGCTCTGGTGACCGCCATCCAGGAGGCGCGCGGTACCCATGACGGCATCGTCTTCAACGCCGGCGCCTATACCCACACCTCGATCGCGCTGATGGATGCCATCAAGGGCGCCGAGGCAAAGGTGGTTGAGCTTCACCTCTCAAACGTCCATGCGCGCGAGGAATTCCGGCACCGGTCCTTCATCTCTCCGGTGGCGATTGGGGTCATCGCGGGCTTTGGCGCACAGGGCTATATCCTGGCCATCGACGCGCTGGCCGCACATCTCGGAGTGGCGTGA